A window of Microscilla marina ATCC 23134 contains these coding sequences:
- a CDS encoding 3'-5' exonuclease, with product MQHTLNLKNPLVFFDLETTGTNIAKDRIVEWAFIKALPNGEIEKDVKKINPEMPIPIESSLVHGIYDEHVKDAPTFKSIAKNLVKFLEGCDLAGYNIVRFDVPVLVEEFLRVGVDFSVNNRKLVDAQKIFFMMEPRTLTAAYKFYCNKSLEDAHTAEADTVATLEVLNAQIHHYEGVEIKDKEGNSFVPVHNDVNKLHELVNDKIVDFAGRMVFNDKGQEVFNFGKFKGKPVEWVLEREHGYYDWMMKGDFALDTKRKLTEIKLRKFNKK from the coding sequence ATGCAACATACACTCAACCTTAAAAACCCTTTGGTTTTTTTCGACTTAGAAACAACTGGTACCAATATCGCCAAAGACCGTATAGTAGAGTGGGCTTTTATAAAAGCACTGCCTAATGGTGAAATTGAAAAAGATGTAAAGAAGATTAACCCTGAAATGCCTATTCCGATTGAATCTAGTTTGGTACATGGCATTTATGACGAACACGTAAAGGATGCACCTACTTTTAAGAGCATTGCCAAAAATTTGGTGAAGTTTTTAGAGGGTTGCGACTTAGCCGGCTACAACATTGTGCGTTTTGATGTGCCTGTGTTGGTAGAAGAATTTTTGCGGGTAGGGGTTGACTTTTCGGTGAATAACCGCAAACTGGTAGATGCCCAAAAGATTTTCTTTATGATGGAGCCTCGCACGCTTACGGCGGCTTATAAGTTTTATTGCAACAAGAGCCTAGAAGATGCCCACACTGCCGAGGCTGATACAGTGGCTACACTTGAGGTGCTCAACGCCCAAATTCACCATTACGAAGGGGTAGAGATCAAAGACAAGGAGGGCAATTCTTTTGTGCCTGTACACAATGATGTAAACAAGCTGCATGAGTTGGTTAACGACAAGATTGTAGACTTTGCCGGGCGTATGGTGTTTAACGACAAGGGGCAAGAGGTATTTAACTTTGGTAAGTTTAAGGGCAAGCCTGTAGAGTGGGTGCTGGAGCGTGAACACGGTTATTATGACTGGATGATGAAGGGCGATTTTGCTTTGGATACCAAGCGTAAGCTGACTGAAATTAAGTTACGAAAGTTTAATAAGAAGTAG
- a CDS encoding UDP-N-acetylmuramate--L-alanine ligase gives MSKTVNKIHFIAIGGSVMHNLAIALHQRGHQVSGSDDYIFDPSKGKLAQHGLLPDEFGWFPEKITDQTDFVILGMHARPDNPELKKAQNMGIKIYSYPEYIYQSFADKQRVVVGGSHGKTTITAMLLHVFKYHGLPCDYIVGAQLAGYNSTVKITADAPVAIIEGDEYLSSPIDRTSKFLHYRPHIGCITGIAWDHINIFKTFEAYTQVFAQFADTFVDGGKLFFNTQDPRVAAICREPRKGITQTPYQEHPHKIVDNQTVLLTEQHGEVKVKLFGNHNMQNLAVAKAMCLQLNLSEAQFYEAIPSFTGASRRMEKIAENNDKAVFKDFAHAPSKVTATTQALKKQYADRNLVACLELHTFSSLNKDFLGQYHNALQKADTAVVFFNPEAIALKKLETINADDIKAAFGQSNLTVFDQSTQLVDFLHAQSWDATNLLMMSSGNFDNLDLKLLAEEIVSN, from the coding sequence ATGAGCAAAACAGTAAATAAGATACATTTTATTGCCATTGGTGGAAGCGTCATGCATAATCTGGCAATTGCGTTGCACCAAAGGGGACACCAGGTAAGTGGTTCGGATGACTATATTTTTGACCCTTCGAAGGGCAAGCTTGCCCAACATGGTTTGTTGCCTGATGAGTTTGGCTGGTTTCCGGAAAAAATCACCGATCAAACCGATTTTGTGATTTTGGGCATGCATGCCCGTCCTGATAATCCTGAACTAAAAAAAGCCCAGAACATGGGTATCAAAATCTACTCTTACCCTGAGTACATCTACCAGAGTTTTGCTGATAAGCAAAGGGTAGTAGTAGGCGGAAGCCACGGCAAAACCACCATTACAGCGATGCTTTTGCACGTGTTTAAATACCATGGCTTGCCTTGCGACTACATAGTGGGGGCACAACTGGCGGGGTATAACTCTACGGTAAAAATAACGGCTGATGCTCCAGTGGCAATTATAGAGGGCGACGAGTACTTGTCATCACCCATAGACCGTACGTCTAAGTTTTTGCATTACCGCCCACATATAGGTTGTATCACGGGCATTGCCTGGGATCATATCAATATTTTTAAGACTTTTGAAGCCTACACTCAGGTGTTTGCTCAGTTTGCTGATACATTTGTAGACGGAGGCAAGCTGTTTTTTAATACCCAAGACCCTCGAGTAGCTGCCATCTGCCGTGAACCTAGAAAAGGCATCACCCAGACACCTTACCAAGAGCATCCCCATAAAATAGTAGACAACCAAACGGTGCTACTGACCGAACAACACGGAGAGGTAAAGGTAAAACTGTTTGGCAACCATAACATGCAAAATTTGGCAGTAGCCAAGGCAATGTGCCTGCAGTTGAACCTGAGTGAAGCTCAATTTTATGAGGCGATTCCATCTTTTACGGGGGCTTCGCGCCGAATGGAAAAGATTGCGGAAAACAATGACAAGGCGGTGTTCAAAGATTTTGCCCACGCGCCTTCTAAGGTAACGGCCACTACTCAGGCGTTGAAAAAGCAATATGCCGACCGGAATCTGGTGGCTTGTCTGGAGCTACATACTTTTAGTAGTTTGAATAAAGATTTTTTGGGACAATACCACAACGCTTTGCAAAAAGCTGATACAGCAGTGGTGTTTTTTAACCCTGAGGCAATTGCGCTTAAGAAACTAGAGACTATTAATGCCGATGACATCAAGGCAGCCTTTGGGCAAAGCAATCTGACGGTGTTTGATCAGTCAACTCAATTGGTTGACTTTCTGCACGCTCAGTCCTGGGATGCTACCAACTTGCTCATGATGAGTTCGGGCAATTTTGATAATTTAGACCTTAAGCTGCTGGCAGAGGAGATTGTGAGTAACTAG
- a CDS encoding CHAT domain-containing protein, with product MNKNTVIFSAFADPHENLPSLNKEKNAMQDELASLETRGVLRHFSRSGLDLPAYFEYLQNLKNQVTIFHFGGHANWQGLRLQDKAAFFYPLANELSQKNPTSLKLIFLNGCSTYAHVNALFDLGLKVVIAAKVNISDAKAAKFAQYFYKNLAKGASIQEAFASAQNFIEAAEEVSKKTRLAEAPKRWSKVEDSPHAKLEDEGFDWGLYFLDEQALNFRLVQAPNHQANGQPSAEQQAFLAEEIKIKKCLDKAKLKKALTMTQELLVKHNLYDQAYEQQVIITSGSYHSLKLNHHKGLVNENDYKQQVIDIAKAISKILEEAKEEL from the coding sequence ATGAACAAAAACACCGTTATTTTTTCCGCTTTTGCCGATCCACACGAAAATCTGCCAAGCCTCAACAAAGAAAAAAACGCCATGCAAGACGAGTTAGCCTCCTTGGAGACTCGAGGAGTACTCAGGCACTTTAGTCGGTCAGGGCTAGACTTACCTGCTTATTTTGAATACCTGCAAAACTTGAAAAACCAAGTAACTATCTTTCACTTTGGAGGGCACGCCAACTGGCAAGGGTTGAGGTTGCAAGACAAAGCGGCTTTTTTTTACCCCTTGGCAAACGAGTTAAGCCAAAAAAATCCAACGTCGCTCAAGTTAATCTTTTTGAATGGTTGTTCTACCTATGCCCATGTAAACGCATTGTTTGATTTGGGGCTAAAGGTGGTGATTGCGGCAAAGGTGAATATAAGTGATGCAAAAGCGGCAAAATTTGCCCAATACTTTTATAAAAACCTAGCGAAGGGAGCTTCCATACAGGAAGCCTTTGCCAGTGCTCAAAACTTTATTGAAGCGGCTGAAGAGGTAAGCAAAAAAACACGATTGGCAGAAGCCCCCAAGCGATGGAGCAAGGTTGAGGACTCACCTCACGCAAAGCTCGAAGACGAAGGGTTTGATTGGGGACTCTATTTTCTTGACGAACAAGCGCTAAATTTTAGGTTGGTTCAAGCACCCAACCACCAAGCAAATGGACAACCATCTGCCGAGCAACAAGCATTTTTGGCAGAAGAAATCAAGATAAAAAAGTGCCTCGACAAAGCTAAGTTGAAGAAAGCCCTGACGATGACTCAAGAGTTGTTGGTAAAACATAACTTGTATGATCAAGCCTACGAGCAACAAGTGATTATCACTTCTGGAAGTTATCACAGCCTAAAGCTCAATCATCATAAAGGCTTAGTCAATGAAAATGACTACAAACAGCAAGTGATTGACATCGCAAAAGCCATCAGCAAAATATTGGAGGAGGCAAAAGAAGAGCTTTAG
- a CDS encoding Maf family nucleotide pyrophosphatase: MIKITLASGSPRRKELLASLGVDFEVRTKPIDESVGDAQPPHEAAQYLARLKAQAFEKDVQPHELIITADTVVIHDHKILGKPQNKAHAQQMLLALSGNTHEVVTGVCIYYQHKYEVFAETTQVVFKSLTTQEVNYYIEHYQPFDKAGAYGIQEWIGMVGIERIEGDYYNVVGLPLQKVYTRLKAIAPEIWG, from the coding sequence ATGATAAAAATCACTTTAGCTTCTGGTTCGCCTCGCCGCAAAGAGTTACTTGCGTCGTTGGGGGTTGACTTTGAGGTACGTACCAAACCTATAGATGAGTCGGTGGGCGATGCTCAACCACCACATGAGGCCGCTCAATACCTTGCGCGCCTTAAGGCTCAAGCTTTTGAGAAAGATGTCCAACCGCATGAGTTGATCATTACTGCCGATACGGTGGTAATTCATGACCATAAAATATTGGGCAAACCTCAGAACAAGGCGCATGCCCAACAAATGTTGCTGGCGCTTTCTGGCAACACGCATGAGGTGGTAACAGGGGTTTGTATTTATTACCAACATAAGTACGAAGTTTTTGCCGAAACTACTCAGGTGGTGTTTAAATCGCTTACTACACAAGAGGTCAATTATTATATTGAACATTATCAACCGTTTGACAAGGCGGGGGCGTATGGTATTCAGGAGTGGATTGGAATGGTGGGCATTGAGCGCATCGAAGGGGACTATTATAATGTGGTGGGTTTGCCTTTGCAAAAGGTATACACCAGACTCAAAGCAATAGCCCCTGAGATATGGGGCTAA